A genomic region of Phragmites australis chromosome 2, lpPhrAust1.1, whole genome shotgun sequence contains the following coding sequences:
- the LOC133900959 gene encoding GATA transcription factor 23-like, producing the protein MASADREVVGIGVAEKGMRSCVECRATTTPMWRSGPTGPRSLCNACGIRYRKKRRQELGLDQKQQQQQQHNGEAKTEIKYSNSNISSSSSSNLQVVPKRRLLMGVEEAALLLMTLSSSPTSTLLHG; encoded by the exons ATGGCTTCCGCCGATCGCGAG GTTGTTGGGATCGGGGTGGCGGAGAAAGGCATGAGGAGCTGCGTCGAATGCCGCGCCACCACCACGCCCATGTGGCGCAGCGGGCCGACCGGGCCCAGG TCGTTGTGCAACGCATGCGGGATCCGGTACCGGAAGAAGAGGAGGCAAGAGCTTGGCCTAGaccagaagcagcagcagcagcagcaacataaCGGCGAGGCAAAAACTGAAATAAAATACAGCAATAGCAACATCAgtagcagcagtagcagcaacTTGCAGGTGGTGCCGAAAAGGAGGCTTCTAATGGGGGTTGAGGAGGCTGCATTGTTGCTCATGACCCTGTCTTCCTCGCCCACATCCACATTATTACATGGCTAA